A DNA window from Pseudorasbora parva isolate DD20220531a chromosome 5, ASM2467924v1, whole genome shotgun sequence contains the following coding sequences:
- the scel gene encoding sciellin isoform X1, which translates to MSFTKPYSKVQTGATSSTRVTKLDDSKKKTSLLKDNSWIKANVNEDKQVENDPNFGKTVLSRYKSNENLVSPQEKTIKTESKTSTVITSPTTSVQALSKRFGGSQDKLNETRTTGTKTTVRTQPRTSTSTTVIKDGSKITETTVTTTKQEVVKSSIKSETLTDKALADITTKSSGGYKTEVITVKSSKDSVDGPTSPLKTTSSIKTYTKEDVSPTKTTSYSVRSTKSTEDQLFDTLIPTSVKSSYTKRDSSDYKTEVVTVKSSKDITDVPTSPVKTTTSIKSYTKEDVSPAKTTSFSTKSDYKTEVVTVKSSKDITDVPTSPVKTTTSIKSYTKEDVSPAKTTSYSTKSDYKTEVVTVKSSKDITDVSTSPVKTTTSIKSYTKEDVSPAKTTSYSTKSDYKTEVVTVKSSKDITDVPTSPVKTTTSITSYTKEDVSPAKTTSYSTKSDYKTEVVTVKSSKDITDVPTSPLKTTSSIKTYTTEDVSPTKTTSYSVRSTKSTEDQLFDTLIPTSIKSSYTKHDSSQENTSVSKTTRTVYSSNDRNEWSTQVTSPSYRRTSYTESRPSDYLSDTLTSKTTTTVYTSPERTVSAKDICTSCQKHMYTDEKIILDDMNINCHARCFKCGVCNSSLGHLKAGDSLWVYRRAIYCESCFGVTRGKWIS; encoded by the exons ATGTCTTTCACAAAACCATACAGTAAAGTCCAAACAG GTGCGACTTCAAGCACTAGAGTCACTAAACTTGATGacagcaaaaagaaaacatCCCTGCTGAAGGACAATAGCTGGATCAAGGCAAATGTGAACGAGGACAAGCAAGTCGA AAATGACCCAAACTTTGGCAAAACCGTTCTGAGCCGTTACAAGTCCAACGAAAACCTTGTCAG CCCTCAAGAGAAAACCATCAAAACCGAGAGCAAAACCTCTACCGTCATCACTTCACCAACTACCTCTGTCCAAGCTCTCTCTAAAAG ATTTGGTGGCAGCCAGGACAAGCTGAATGAAACCAG AACCACAGGAACTAAAACAACTGTAAGAACGCAGCCCAGGACAAG CACCTCTACAACAGTTATCAAAGATGGTTCAAAGATAACCGAGACAACTGTGACCACTACCAA GCAGGAAGTGGTGAAATCATCTATTAAATCTGAAACGCTCACTGATAAAGCCCTGGCAGATATAACGACCAAGAGTTCTGG TGGATACAAGACTGAGGTCATTACTGTGAAGTCATCAAAGGACAGTGTTGATGG ACCAACTTCACCTCTCAAGACCACCTCAAG CATCAAGACGTACACCAAAGAGGATGTTTCACCAACTAAAACAACATCTTATTCTGTCCGATCCACAAAGAG CACTGAGGATCAACTGTTTGACACTCTCATACCAACGTCAGTCAAGTCAAGCTACACAAAACGTGACAGCAG TGACTACAAGACTGAGGTGGTTACTGTGAAGTCATCAAAGGACATCACTGACGT TCCAACTTCACCTGTCAAGACCACAACAAG CATTAAATCCTACACCAAGGAGGATGTTTCACCAGCTAAAACAACATCCTTCTCCACAAAGAG TGACTACAAGACTGAGGTGGTTACTGTGAAGTCATCAAAGGACATCACTGATGT ACCAACTTCACCTGTCAAGACCACAACAAG CATTAAATCCTACACCAAGGAGGATGTTTCGCCAGCTAAAACAACATCCTACTCCACAAAGAG TGACTACAAGACTGAGGTGGTTACTGTGAAGTCATCAAAGGACATCACTGACGT ATCAACTTCACCTGTCAAGACCACCACAAG CATTAAATCCTACACCAAGGAGGATGTTTCACCAGCTAAAACAACATCCTACTCCACAAAGAG TGACTACAAGACTGAGGTGGTTACTGTGAAGTCATCAAAGGACATCACTGACGT ACCAACTTCACCTGTCAAGACCACAACAAG CATTACATCCTACACCAAGGAGGATGTTTCACCAGCTAAAACAACATCCTACTCCACAAAGAG TGACTACAAGACTGAGGTGGTTACTGTGAAGTCATCAAAGGACATCACTGACGT ACCAACTTCACCTCTCAAGACCACCTCAAG CATCAAGACGTACACCACAGAGGATGTTTCACCAACTAAAACAACATCTTATTCTGTCCGATCCACAAAGAG CACTGAGGATCAACTGTTTGACACTCTCATACCAACGTCAATCAAGTCAAGCTACACAAAACATGACAGCAG TCAAGAGAATACATCGGTCTCCAAAACCACCAGAACTGTGTATTCATCAAATGACAG AAATGAGTGGAGTACACAAGTCACGAGTCCTTCTTACCGCAGAACATCATACACAGAGAGCAG GCCCAGTGATTACCTGTCTGACACCCTCACATCAAAAACCACTACTACTGTGTACACATCACCGGAAAG GACAGTGAGTGCAAAGGACATTTGCACATCGTGCCAAAAACATATGTACACAGATGAAAAGATTATCCTGGATGACATGAATATAAACTGTCATGCACGTTGTTTCaag tgtGGGGTGTGTAATTCCTCTCTGGGACACCTGAAAGCCGGTGACAGCTTATGGGTCTACCGTCGTGCAATTTACTGTGAGAGTTGCTTTGGTGTCACTAGGG GCAAATGGATCAGCTGA
- the scel gene encoding sciellin isoform X2, translating to MSFTKPYSKVQTGATSSTRVTKLDDSKKKTSLLKDNSWIKANVNEDKQVENDPNFGKTVLSRYKSNENLVSPQEKTIKTESKTSTVITSPTTSVQALSKRFGGSQDKLNETRTTGTKTTVRTQPRTSTSTTVIKDGSKITETTVTTTKQEVVKSSIKSETLTDKALADITTKSSGGYKTEVITVKSSKDSVDGPTSPLKTTSSIKTYTKEDVSPTKTTSYSVRSTKSTEDQLFDTLIPTSVKSSYTKRDSSDYKTEVVTVKSSKDITDVPTSPVKTTTSIKSYTKEDVSPAKTTSFSTKSDYKTEVVTVKSSKDITDVPTSPVKTTTSIKSYTKEDVSPAKTTSYSTKSDYKTEVVTVKSSKDITDVPTSPVKTTTSITSYTKEDVSPAKTTSYSTKSDYKTEVVTVKSSKDITDVPTSPLKTTSSIKTYTTEDVSPTKTTSYSVRSTKSTEDQLFDTLIPTSIKSSYTKHDSSQENTSVSKTTRTVYSSNDRNEWSTQVTSPSYRRTSYTESRPSDYLSDTLTSKTTTTVYTSPERTVSAKDICTSCQKHMYTDEKIILDDMNINCHARCFKCGVCNSSLGHLKAGDSLWVYRRAIYCESCFGVTRGKWIS from the exons ATGTCTTTCACAAAACCATACAGTAAAGTCCAAACAG GTGCGACTTCAAGCACTAGAGTCACTAAACTTGATGacagcaaaaagaaaacatCCCTGCTGAAGGACAATAGCTGGATCAAGGCAAATGTGAACGAGGACAAGCAAGTCGA AAATGACCCAAACTTTGGCAAAACCGTTCTGAGCCGTTACAAGTCCAACGAAAACCTTGTCAG CCCTCAAGAGAAAACCATCAAAACCGAGAGCAAAACCTCTACCGTCATCACTTCACCAACTACCTCTGTCCAAGCTCTCTCTAAAAG ATTTGGTGGCAGCCAGGACAAGCTGAATGAAACCAG AACCACAGGAACTAAAACAACTGTAAGAACGCAGCCCAGGACAAG CACCTCTACAACAGTTATCAAAGATGGTTCAAAGATAACCGAGACAACTGTGACCACTACCAA GCAGGAAGTGGTGAAATCATCTATTAAATCTGAAACGCTCACTGATAAAGCCCTGGCAGATATAACGACCAAGAGTTCTGG TGGATACAAGACTGAGGTCATTACTGTGAAGTCATCAAAGGACAGTGTTGATGG ACCAACTTCACCTCTCAAGACCACCTCAAG CATCAAGACGTACACCAAAGAGGATGTTTCACCAACTAAAACAACATCTTATTCTGTCCGATCCACAAAGAG CACTGAGGATCAACTGTTTGACACTCTCATACCAACGTCAGTCAAGTCAAGCTACACAAAACGTGACAGCAG TGACTACAAGACTGAGGTGGTTACTGTGAAGTCATCAAAGGACATCACTGACGT TCCAACTTCACCTGTCAAGACCACAACAAG CATTAAATCCTACACCAAGGAGGATGTTTCACCAGCTAAAACAACATCCTTCTCCACAAAGAG TGACTACAAGACTGAGGTGGTTACTGTGAAGTCATCAAAGGACATCACTGATGT ACCAACTTCACCTGTCAAGACCACAACAAG CATTAAATCCTACACCAAGGAGGATGTTTCACCAGCTAAAACAACATCCTACTCCACAAAGAG TGACTACAAGACTGAGGTGGTTACTGTGAAGTCATCAAAGGACATCACTGACGT ACCAACTTCACCTGTCAAGACCACAACAAG CATTACATCCTACACCAAGGAGGATGTTTCACCAGCTAAAACAACATCCTACTCCACAAAGAG TGACTACAAGACTGAGGTGGTTACTGTGAAGTCATCAAAGGACATCACTGACGT ACCAACTTCACCTCTCAAGACCACCTCAAG CATCAAGACGTACACCACAGAGGATGTTTCACCAACTAAAACAACATCTTATTCTGTCCGATCCACAAAGAG CACTGAGGATCAACTGTTTGACACTCTCATACCAACGTCAATCAAGTCAAGCTACACAAAACATGACAGCAG TCAAGAGAATACATCGGTCTCCAAAACCACCAGAACTGTGTATTCATCAAATGACAG AAATGAGTGGAGTACACAAGTCACGAGTCCTTCTTACCGCAGAACATCATACACAGAGAGCAG GCCCAGTGATTACCTGTCTGACACCCTCACATCAAAAACCACTACTACTGTGTACACATCACCGGAAAG GACAGTGAGTGCAAAGGACATTTGCACATCGTGCCAAAAACATATGTACACAGATGAAAAGATTATCCTGGATGACATGAATATAAACTGTCATGCACGTTGTTTCaag tgtGGGGTGTGTAATTCCTCTCTGGGACACCTGAAAGCCGGTGACAGCTTATGGGTCTACCGTCGTGCAATTTACTGTGAGAGTTGCTTTGGTGTCACTAGGG GCAAATGGATCAGCTGA
- the slain1a gene encoding SLAIN motif-containing protein 1a isoform X2 — MLFSSMDGLLFNPQMMADVNGNSKIMNAELEVKKLQELVRKLERQNEQLRTRANAANNCTSSARLLPAPASACPAGPAGPDTGPFHYCASPSYSPSFGLSDEHYPYFHPQSVTGADEDDTTVLDEVEILDLHVVLPIDGESDYIWLYVSPKAKLFPHLLLSPLQWCRHVLDNPRPEVELAKRSLCYKLDQDPSSPNHQKSLIGRNCLSLTERSPTFLYHTAAHSNSHQQRPLSPQSSIDSEVSVSELEEDSISMSYKIQDMTDVEVMARLQEESLRQEYATTAATATRRSASFSVHTGARRSMRSEAELEEEEEYDQLSAPQPRLFRTASMQRSVSHSQNLSSMKDCRRSPSTPQYLNSLSYQQLHMPNHSSSTAEPQSYRANTDKLRRSMPNLIRAPSVPSVVCVPNISAPTGQIATSSSPLSLLRNSQSFDSHTVLNKIQSAIPPPGQLQQRVQSVGNFSVTTRPPLKATAYVSPTIQSSTTMPSSVSLNCLSSSSIPLPSKPSTPSSSRSALPRPASFVGTSGATRSKIAQPVRSLLTPPKSVSALSALRDGSWRDGCY; from the exons ATGCTTTTCTCTTCAATGGACGGACTATTGTTCAACCCGCAGATGATGGCGGACGTCAATGGCAACAGTAAGATTATGAACGCAGAACTCGAGGTGAAAAAGCTTCAAGAGCTCGTGAGAAAACTGGAGAGGCAGAACGAGCAGCTCAGGACGAGAGCAAACGCTGCGAACAACTGCACCTCCAGCGCTCGTCTGTTGCCAGCTCCGGCATCGGCCTGTCCCGCAGGTCCGGCTGGCCCAGACACCGGTCCATTCCATTACTGCGCTTCACCCTCATATTCTCCATCTTTTGGACTATCGGATGAGCACTACCCGTATTTTCATCCGCAGTCAGTGACTGGTGCTGATGAGGATGATACTACTGTACTGGATGAGGTGGAAATACTAGATCTTCATGTTGTTCTTCCCATCGACGGAGAGTCCGATTATATCTG gttGTACGTGTCTCCAAAAGCAAAGCTGTTTCCTCATCTTCTCCTAAGTCCTCTTCAGTGGTGTAGACATGTGCTGGACAACCCCAGACCAGAGGTGGAGTTAGCCAAACGCTCCTTGTGCTACAAACTGGACcaag ATCCATCTTCACCAAACCATCAGAAGTCTCTCATAGGGAGGAACTGCTTAAGCCTAACCGAAAGATCTCCGACATTCCTCTATCACACGGCTGCACACA GTAATAGTCATCAGCAACGTCCTCTCAGTCCTCAGTCTTCCATAGACAGTGAGGTCAGTGTCTCTGAGCTGGAGGAGGACTCCATCTCTATGAGCTATAAGATTCAGGACATGACGGATGTGGAGGTCATGGCCCGACTGCAGGAGGAGA GTCTACGTCAGGAGTACGCGACCACCGCTGCCACGGCCACGCGCCGTAGCGCCAGTTTTTCGGTACACACTGGTGCACGTAGAAGCATGAGGAGTGAAGCTGAActggaagaagaggaagagtacGATCAGCTGTCCGCTCCGCAGCCGCGACTCTTCCGTACGGCCTCCATGCAGCGCAGCGTGTCCCACTCACAGAACCTCTCCAGCATGAAAGACTGCCGGCGGAGCCCTTCCACGCCTCAGTACCTCAACAGCCTGTCCTACCAGCAGCTCCACATGCCCAACCACAGCTCCAGTACAGCAGAGCCCCAGAGTTACAGAGCCAACACAG acaaGCTACGGAGAAGCATGCCAAACTTAATTCGAGCCCCCAGTGTTCCCAGTGTCGTCTGTGTGCCTAATATATCTGCTCCGACTGGTCAGATTGCCACATCATCCTCACCTTTGTCATTACTCCGGAACAGTCAGAGTTTTGATTCCCACACTGTTCTGAACAAGATACAGTCTGCAA TTCCCCCTCCTGGCCAGTTACAGCAGCGAGTTCAGAGCGTGGGCAACTTCTCTGTGACAACACGGCCACCTCTGAAAGCCACGGCATACGTGAGCCCTACGATACAGAGTTCTACCACAATGCCTTCCTCTGTTAGTCTCAACTGTCTCTCCAGCAGCAGTATCCCCCTCCCCAGCAAACCCAGCACACCCTCCTCCAGTCGCAGCGCTCTACCTCGTCCTGCTTCCTTTGTTGGGACAAGTGGGGCCACACGCAGTAAAATTGCCCAGCCCGTACGCAG TTTACTGACCCCTCCGAAGAGTGTGTCTGCTCTGAGCGCCCTGCGTGACGGGAGCTGGAGGGACGGCTGCTATTAA
- the slain1a gene encoding SLAIN motif-containing protein 1a isoform X1 yields the protein MLFSSMDGLLFNPQMMADVNGNSKIMNAELEVKKLQELVRKLERQNEQLRTRANAANNCTSSARLLPAPASACPAGPAGPDTGPFHYCASPSYSPSFGLSDEHYPYFHPQSVTGADEDDTTVLDEVEILDLHVVLPIDGESDYIWLYVSPKAKLFPHLLLSPLQWCRHVLDNPRPEVELAKRSLCYKLDQAKRWRGVLSGCVSSSVLYSPIDGISSLSSCSKPFTKPALTEQTDPSSPNHQKSLIGRNCLSLTERSPTFLYHTAAHSNSHQQRPLSPQSSIDSEVSVSELEEDSISMSYKIQDMTDVEVMARLQEESLRQEYATTAATATRRSASFSVHTGARRSMRSEAELEEEEEYDQLSAPQPRLFRTASMQRSVSHSQNLSSMKDCRRSPSTPQYLNSLSYQQLHMPNHSSSTAEPQSYRANTDKLRRSMPNLIRAPSVPSVVCVPNISAPTGQIATSSSPLSLLRNSQSFDSHTVLNKIQSAIPPPGQLQQRVQSVGNFSVTTRPPLKATAYVSPTIQSSTTMPSSVSLNCLSSSSIPLPSKPSTPSSSRSALPRPASFVGTSGATRSKIAQPVRSLLTPPKSVSALSALRDGSWRDGCY from the exons ATGCTTTTCTCTTCAATGGACGGACTATTGTTCAACCCGCAGATGATGGCGGACGTCAATGGCAACAGTAAGATTATGAACGCAGAACTCGAGGTGAAAAAGCTTCAAGAGCTCGTGAGAAAACTGGAGAGGCAGAACGAGCAGCTCAGGACGAGAGCAAACGCTGCGAACAACTGCACCTCCAGCGCTCGTCTGTTGCCAGCTCCGGCATCGGCCTGTCCCGCAGGTCCGGCTGGCCCAGACACCGGTCCATTCCATTACTGCGCTTCACCCTCATATTCTCCATCTTTTGGACTATCGGATGAGCACTACCCGTATTTTCATCCGCAGTCAGTGACTGGTGCTGATGAGGATGATACTACTGTACTGGATGAGGTGGAAATACTAGATCTTCATGTTGTTCTTCCCATCGACGGAGAGTCCGATTATATCTG gttGTACGTGTCTCCAAAAGCAAAGCTGTTTCCTCATCTTCTCCTAAGTCCTCTTCAGTGGTGTAGACATGTGCTGGACAACCCCAGACCAGAGGTGGAGTTAGCCAAACGCTCCTTGTGCTACAAACTGGACcaag CCAAAAGATGGAGAGGGGTCCTCTCGGGCTGTGTGTCCTCAAGCGTTCTGTACAGTCCAATAGATGGCATCTCTTCTTTAAGCAGCTGTTCTAAACCCTTTACTAAACCTGCACTAACTGAGCAAACAG ATCCATCTTCACCAAACCATCAGAAGTCTCTCATAGGGAGGAACTGCTTAAGCCTAACCGAAAGATCTCCGACATTCCTCTATCACACGGCTGCACACA GTAATAGTCATCAGCAACGTCCTCTCAGTCCTCAGTCTTCCATAGACAGTGAGGTCAGTGTCTCTGAGCTGGAGGAGGACTCCATCTCTATGAGCTATAAGATTCAGGACATGACGGATGTGGAGGTCATGGCCCGACTGCAGGAGGAGA GTCTACGTCAGGAGTACGCGACCACCGCTGCCACGGCCACGCGCCGTAGCGCCAGTTTTTCGGTACACACTGGTGCACGTAGAAGCATGAGGAGTGAAGCTGAActggaagaagaggaagagtacGATCAGCTGTCCGCTCCGCAGCCGCGACTCTTCCGTACGGCCTCCATGCAGCGCAGCGTGTCCCACTCACAGAACCTCTCCAGCATGAAAGACTGCCGGCGGAGCCCTTCCACGCCTCAGTACCTCAACAGCCTGTCCTACCAGCAGCTCCACATGCCCAACCACAGCTCCAGTACAGCAGAGCCCCAGAGTTACAGAGCCAACACAG acaaGCTACGGAGAAGCATGCCAAACTTAATTCGAGCCCCCAGTGTTCCCAGTGTCGTCTGTGTGCCTAATATATCTGCTCCGACTGGTCAGATTGCCACATCATCCTCACCTTTGTCATTACTCCGGAACAGTCAGAGTTTTGATTCCCACACTGTTCTGAACAAGATACAGTCTGCAA TTCCCCCTCCTGGCCAGTTACAGCAGCGAGTTCAGAGCGTGGGCAACTTCTCTGTGACAACACGGCCACCTCTGAAAGCCACGGCATACGTGAGCCCTACGATACAGAGTTCTACCACAATGCCTTCCTCTGTTAGTCTCAACTGTCTCTCCAGCAGCAGTATCCCCCTCCCCAGCAAACCCAGCACACCCTCCTCCAGTCGCAGCGCTCTACCTCGTCCTGCTTCCTTTGTTGGGACAAGTGGGGCCACACGCAGTAAAATTGCCCAGCCCGTACGCAG TTTACTGACCCCTCCGAAGAGTGTGTCTGCTCTGAGCGCCCTGCGTGACGGGAGCTGGAGGGACGGCTGCTATTAA